The following nucleotide sequence is from Channa argus isolate prfri chromosome 9, Channa argus male v1.0, whole genome shotgun sequence.
GATTTCCCCCTACAGGGCGTGATCAAGTTTCTTACAAATCTCATTTTGTCTTCTCTTCCTGCCCTTCATTCTGTCCCTAAATATCCCTCTACAAGACCCCCAGCATATTCTGTCTGATGCTTGTGGTCCTAAAGATGCTAGTtagtggcaactggacttgctcGAGGCTCTAACCTCTAGTTCAGTTAGAAATGTTAAGAACCTCAAATAATTCCAGATGCTACTGAAGCCGCACCTTTAGGACATTTTTGACCTGGATGATCTGATGATGATAATCTAGGCTGAGCTTAGATTCGCTTTAATAACTACAGAATGACAAACTCTAAAAAGGggtttgtatttgtactttgtttggGTTTGAGGAACGTGTTCTTCTCTGCACATGAAATTAGTTACCATACCAAATGTATACTGTTGCTACGGCCTTTGAAGCTTAACATTGTCCCTATGACCACTCAGCATCACAGTAAAACCAAAACCTCTGCAATATTTGAATCAAGTATTGGGACAAATTTATCTATAAGaaacataatgtaaaatctTTTCAATCATTCTCATCAAAACAAACTGTGCCGTGGGTGTTATCTGTTTCGGATGGTGTTGGTGACACCAGGGAAGGTCAGGCAGGACAGAAGGAGAATGTGAATTATTGGATTACAGGGTAGAGTATGTGGCATTATTCACAGCAGGATTTGATCGCTTTAGGACTAGGACAAAGACAAGGTAAAGCAAGCAAGAAAGCAGCCACAACTTTACCGTTGGGGTCATTATTTCATACCTAGGCCCCCTCCTCCCTTCCTGTCTTGGCACTCGCCAGCATGTGCTGCTCAGTTGAGGCAATTTTGCACAATCACACAGGCCTGTGACTGAATGTTGCAAGGCAGAGTGAAAACAACGGAAAATTAGTGCTAAGTACTACAACAGGTTTGCCACTGTCTTCCAAATTCTTTATTTCCCCCTCTCAAGCTCAGTCTTCACTATACCTCTCTTTATGATTTCCAAATGCAAAAATCTCAGTTGGTGGCCAAAAGACACCGATGTCAAACATTGtgtctttcctctctgtctctgcttgctctctttttctctccttggAATTTCTGTCTGCTTGGACAGGAAGATGAATGGAGGGGAGGAGGGTGAGTGGATAGCGGGTTTCCCCACATCGGGCTCACCCCTGTAGGTTGGCTGAAGGAGACAGGATGGTTGAAGGGCTGTGGTAGTGTAGATGGTGAAATACTGGTGCGAGTTGCGGAGAGGTCTAGTTTCCACCGCAGCAGGCTCGGGAAGACTGAGCATCTGGATCCTGGAGGTTGACTCCCCGGTGTCGCGCTGCATGTGTCGGGTTTTGGGTGTCTGTTTTTGGCATCTTTTTtgctacatttacaaaaacaggTCAGATATTTACATGTGCCGGATGTTTTTCTACATTCATACGTTTATAATTGGAGAGTTTTAGATTATGTCAATCAACCAAGACCATTTTTGAGGATTGAGGATTGTTGCTCATTTTCTTGGGTCCATTTATCACTAAAACTAACTTTATTATTCATCAGTCAGTACTCACCTATGGCCAGGAAGAGCTCGTTAACGTTCATGGCCGTCTTAGCAGACGTCTCCATGAAAAGCAGACCAGTGTCTTCAGCATATGTCTGGGCTTCCTGTTACATATTGCacagaaacaaatattaatgAATCATCAGCGGTAACTTAAGAATGACAAACGCCTAAAAGGCCTGAAGCTGAAAGTAAGTATTGTTTATCCTGACAGCTAGCCTCTGCAAAAAAGGAATAACATGCTGCAGGTGACTCATAAAGACCGCAAACACCGGCAAACATTATTTGAATGCAGCCAAATTGACATAGTAGAAACTGTCCACTCCCTGTGCTAAGTATGAGAGTGTAAAGAATTGTTGTCAACTCTTCACTGGCTCCACCACAACGTCAATGGAAAGAAATGCAAGAAGCACTAGTTGAGTCCTCCATCGCCATAAATGACGCTGGCCCTACATAAATCTGTGGCTACTCAAACCATAGTAATATTTTGCTGGGTCAAACGGCATTAAGctgttgctctgtgttttttttttttttagtccatgTGTAAAAAATACTGAATTGTGCATTTTTTATCGCTATTGTGATCAAGATTGGGAAATTAGACAAATCAATCACACAATACCAATGACCCAAGGCCTCAGgatactgtttttaaaaaacaaaacaaaacaactgtaaTCCCATTGGTCCCTAAACGAACCCTAAAACCCGATGGTCTCAGCCTCAGGTTATTCTGGACACATGCTTTTAAAGATGTCAGAGAGCTGAACTTGGCTTATACTCTGGGGATTCTGCTTGACACTGCAACAAGATTATTGTCTGTTTACGCTAGACAAGCGAATGTTTCCATACCACACATTACAAAAAGTTATCATCCACAgacagaatttatttttcactgttgtGCTTTCCTGTAAACCAAGACAAGCATGTTCTTTACATTTCTATCTACTATCAGTGACGGTCCCAAGGTATTGGTCCCAAGGTATTTGTCCACCAGGGCAATTTCAGAACGTATGACAGTTATTGTAGGACGAGGGGAAGATTTCTTGGAAGTCAACTGTCACGTCATTTGTTTTACTCACATTAAGATGGAGAAAAGACTGTTTGTGGAACCGTGACACAAAAGCTTTAGAACCATGACCCTTTTTCTACTGCTGTAAAACACAATATCATCACAGTATCATCAGCAAATTTCATGATATGCTAGTTTTTTTACATGCTCTTGACATTCAGTAttgaacaaaatgtaaagaagagaagagacaaaCCTCAGTAAAGGAGTGTCTCACTTTAGATTAGATCCCATTTACTGTCATACATTGTGTCCTACTGGTAAAAATGCACACTGTACACTGCAAATTGGGCCTTCTTTAGATTACAGGGTGCTTGTGATGACCTCCAGACATCCCAATTTCATTTCAAGCATGATCTAAAGTACAAGAAGACAAGATGTGTGCATTTCACAAGAGTGCAACCCTCTTATTTTTCCCCAAATCCTATCTGTGCTCTAAAGGGACGTCTGATAATTACAGTCCAGAGTTAAAAATTTAGTTGGACAGCAGTCTGTCCTACATCGTGTGGGCAGTACATATGTTTTTCCTAATCAAACTTCTACATAGAAAACAGGTGGTTTCCCCtttgaagacacacacaaaatacaaacatttcatcGTTTTGTCTACACAGGACGATGCCGTTACCCTGCAAACTCTTGCATGCTGCTGCCACTATCCTTAAAATACTACTTTAATTTATTACACAAGATGTTTATCACACTTACAAtcttttatgaaaacaaaagatggCTATTGTCTTCATCTATAAGCGTTGCTATGTAAGCATCAGAGATATTTAACAGCCTTAGTTGAGTTCAGAGCTCATAAcgataacaaaataattattcaaaagTTCTTCCTCCCAATTCTGAAGTGGGTCAGACTTTGCTTATAACACGCAATAAACCTGTCATCAGCAATGATTAACATTCAGCTTCAGAGAGCTAGTGATTGATGACTCAGTTTAGGATATGGTCCAAAAAACGACATTGTGGGCTGGAGTGTATTACCTCGTACTCTACTAGTCTTTTTTCTGCCAGGTCAGCCTTGTTCCCAGCCAAGGCAATAACAATGTTAGGACTGGCCTGCCTTTGCAGCTCCTTCACCCAGGCCTTGGCTCTCTCAAATGTTTCCTAAACAAACACAGCGCCAAGGTCAGACACGGATATAAATAACAGGTGAACTGACAGAAAACATGGGTGCTGTGCATGAATCATTCATCAATATTAATGTAGTCATCAGTTAGTTTGCTGCACTTCTGCAGTACTTAATGAACATTTACACTGTACCGGCTTGGTGATGTCAAAGACGACGATAGCAGCCTGAGCGCCGCGGTAATACATGGGAGCCAGGCTGTGGTATCGCTCTTGTCCTGCGGTGTCCCAGATCTCAAACTTCACTGTGGTATCATCTAGACACACAGACTGAGCCAAGAATGCAGCTGGACATAGAAAAACCCAAACGACCGGTGAAAAGACGCTAATAAAAGCCCAAGTCCTTCACCTTTTCTAGTGATGGAAAGTAACTGGGTACATTTTGTGGATGTTGACAATTTTATATCACAATAAATTCTTAGCGTCCACaagctttcattttatttacacaggtaatttaaattgttaatgTTGTCCCACTGCTGATTGCAATCTTTACAATCTTCTGTTCTGCTGATTGGACAAATCCATTGCTCCACTGGCTTTTTCTACTTAATTCTCTCTACAGCACATTTAAAGACTGAAGCTCAGATAGAGGTTCATTAACTGTGATTAAGAAACTGTGATATGGCTCTTTAGCCAGGTCATCCTCCCCAACTGTGAGGTATTTTTACTTCACTTAAGTTGAGTCTTTCTATTTTATGCttctactccactacattttacatatgaagaaaagcatcaaatcCTTACAAATGAATGGGTGGAACAGAATAGTTTTCCATTAAGAAATATTCAAAATGATAAAGATGATCATAATAGCACTTTAAGCAGCGCATGTACATTCACTTACTGTATTCACATTTCTAGCCCTCACCTCCGATTGTTGTCTCCTGGAACTCATCAAACTGACCCTTGACGAACCGTAGCACCAGGCTGGACTTGCCCACGGCCATGTCACCAAGCAGCACCAGCTTAAACTGGCAGATCTTGGTCTGTGGTAATGTGCCGTTGGAGCGGCCTCCGCTCCCTCTGGAGTTCATACCGACCTGCGTAGGAGACGGCGGCCGGCTGGGGGACTGGGCCTCCTTCCTGAAGTGGAGACAGGTGTTTCTGGGTTATCAGTCACTTCTGCTACCTCCCAGACAGACTGCTGATGTATTGACCTCTTTTCTGTCCTTGTTTGATCTGTGTGAAAAAGGtgaaaggttttttattttggtacaaGACTGCATCACGTTTTATCCCAtgtgcacttttcttttcttctccagTCAACATGCATCTCTCTCAGTGATCCATAATGTCTAAAGATGTAGGGTAAATAAGGGAGGGTGGAGCTCTGACATGTCAAGAAACTTCGAGTCTTGATTGTCTACTGTGTAGActgtgtacttttctttttttctcaatgCAACAAAAACTTCTTTCAGTGCATAATTATTATAGAAGTATAACTGCAAATACCTGAGTGCAgaatgttttaaacattatttaattaaaataagacgCAGGTTCATTTCAACTTCTTTTTCCCCCCCAGGAGTCAGAAACAGACACTAGATTATGTCACAGAGAAAGGCTGAATCAGCTGCTACTCTGGATTGCAACATCTTTCAACTGTTGTTCCTTTTATAGGGAGCACAAAACCTAAAATCAGTTCTTCCAAGCTCAAGTTGAACACGTGTCCTAGCGGGTTTTGAGGGTAGGCTCAAAAATGTTCAGTCCTGAGCCCATATCaacactgaaacaggtttttgCTTCTGTAGTCATTGTACTGGTCATTCAAAGGTCCCTTTTGTAATCCACAAAATCCACACTGATGGATCAATAtgtagagcatcaggctgggatgcagaattCTCCcagatcaaatcccagcccacccacccaccaggtgtgtccttaaGAAAGACACTGATAACAATTAAGGTTCTGTTCTATTCTAGACTTATTTCAGGCTTtatcagttagaaaaaaaaagaggatatcTCCCCaaataaatgactaaaaagCTTCTGATGTCCTCAAAAAGCAAGCAAGGTCTCTGCACACCTGAACACACTACAGGTGTGTTGGAGGAAAATGTCAGCTGAAAACCTTTTTGGAGGAAAATCCCACCTGATGAAGATCCAGGCAACCGAAATGTTTAATCAATATTACAGTCTTAGCGAGAAAATCTGCAGGAGATTTTTCAGAAGCTTTATCACAAAATTCCCTATTTCTTCCTTTCCTGGATAGTGGGAtggtaacaaaaaaaataattctcttAGAAAACTGTGCATCTATGGTTCTacctaatttttctttttacacattttaatacattttgcacaaaacaaGGTCCCCAATcacttacatttaaaacatgttagCAAAGGGATTCTCTACGCTCAGTCTTGATTTGTGAGAAATTGCATTCTAAGGTTTATTTCAGGCACTAGCTGTCCGAGTTAGAGAAATTACATTCCCTGTGAAAGTTATATCTGCTTTCACAGCAAATTAATTATCTTCCCAATACGCATCAGCAGACAAGCAATGTCctagaaaaatgaataaaagtaacGCCAGAAGATACCTAACTGATTTGATTACCTCCAGACTGTCTGATTTTTAGTTTCAGGTATGGAGAcattttttattgcacaaaatGAGGACTGTCTTGCATCACCTGCACTTTACAATGCAACTTTTTCAAGGCTAGTATGAAAAAGAGGAATATTTACAGCAAGCCTACAACGTTTCATTGCTTATACTGTCACCTGACTGCTGTTTTAAGAAACACTTGGAAAAACTGCGAACCTGTCCTGTAAGACCCAGTGGTGGGTGAGAATCAAGAGGCTTGATGTGAAAGCAAAGACATACAATTGAACTGCAGCAACAATACTTCACCAGCACTTAATGGCTTCTGGATTTCTTATATCAAGCCTATGTATGAAAACAAAGCCTCTCTACCAGCAGACACTGACAGAGAGGCTGCGCCTCACATTGGTGTGTCCCAGCTCACagacaacactgcagcaaacTACTCACAGGAAACCTCGCTGAAAACTCACATCAGTGACACAGAGGCCTATGTGGACAGAGGACAGCTCCTGAATATCTTCACTGTCAGGTTACTCCCATAATAACCGTTATCAGATCACCAGCTCTTATCTAGCGTTATGTGCTAACGGGACACCGCTCAGATCGGACGACACAAAACGGTATTAAGGCTTCACGTTTCGACGCCCGGGTAAAAACACAAGCGCGTCACCTTTGTCTAGTTAACATGTCCACACAAGGGGGGACACCATTCAAATATTTACCGTGTATATTGCCGGTAAAACAGCGCAGGTATCGCAGGTTTGACTGTTGACATCAGCTGGTTGAAGAAAACGTTCACACAC
It contains:
- the rab5b gene encoding LOW QUALITY PROTEIN: ras-related protein Rab-5B (The sequence of the model RefSeq protein was modified relative to this genomic sequence to represent the inferred CDS: deleted 5 bases in 3 codons; substituted 2 bases at 2 genomic stop codons); this encodes MRHSARMRPFTGSVNVFFNQLMSTVKPAIPALFYRQYTRSNKDRKEVNTSAVCLGGSRSDXXQKHLSPLQEGGPVPQPAAVSYAGRMNSRGSGGRSNGTLPQTKICQFKLVLLGDMAVGKSSLVLRFVKGQFDEFQETTIGAAFLAQSVCLDDTTVKFEIWDTAGQERYHSLAPMYYRGAQAAIVVFDITKPETFERAKAWVKELQRQASPNIVIALAGNKADLAEKRLVEYEEAQTYAEDTGLLFMETSAKTAMNVNELFLAIAKKMPKTDTQNPTHAARHRGVNLQDPDAQSSRACCGGN